ttctaaattattccatatttttcgAATTACAGATaacgttacgaaaattttttcccaaaaaagccctaattatttttcagtgtGCTACCTATCTGTCACCTCACATAAAAAACGACAAGAATAAAGATCCTTTTCCTTTTCTGCTACAGGTAGTAGCACCACAACAAAGATCTCCTAAATGGGTGAGTCAATCATTTCGCCCAGATAAGAGTTccaaattaaaacttgtttgAATAATCAACAAATCGTAGAATTAAACCTTATAATATATAGCTTAACGCCCGTTTGACTATCCTATTGACGGCGCcgcttaattttttattaactaaaaaGGTGTGTTTAAGAATATAAATCggttatattgaaatattgtaaCGTTTAGTTGTTATAATCAATATTATGAATTCTAAACTTACTGGCTCTATGAGTAAATATATTCCATGTATTTCAGGATCAGCTTCAGTAACACCTTCCACTCCGTTTTTATATGAAGCATTGGCATAGAGAAAATGAGgaaatgacaataaaattgGAACACCtgtaaaaaacagaaaatcaaGTGACCACCTGATTTATGCAGTAGTACAGTATTGACTCcaattctattttttccttttgATGAATAATATTACACAAAATGGCAACTTCTCCTAATATTTTATGCTATGTAGATGATAAAGCTATTAATTCACTGGTTAAGATTGGGAATAAGTTGAAATCACTACAGAAACAGCGTTGATATTATTGGGAACTGAGGCTAAATATGAAGTTTATTCGGTCAAACAAAATTGACAacacaccaccattgacgtcgttgaatctgtaaaattcttagggcttgttttGGACAgctccttgaaatgggagttacatattgcaaCCCTATCTAAAAAATTACGTTCCTTCTGTTCTGCACTGAGATAAGCCGTTCCCTTGTAGGGTACGAGTAGTGCAATTCAATTtcagcgaatcttcaaactacaaaagagagatatttactcggaataaacagcagggctcactgcccGGACTCCTTCTAAGGATTAAAAATTGTGACTTTTCCTTCTTTATTcttctttgaatccgtttgcctaattcgtaagcactcTTCTtcgctatccacttaggaacgcggaacACGACCTTAACTTACCTACTACACGTTCAGAATTGGTTGAAAGCTCAATATTttaccatgcaaaaaattgcacaatcacttgccaatttaAATCAAATCCATATAATCTTTTCCCGTATTCCGAattaatttgagggcatatttactggaaagtgccttctactctgtaaactactattctaataataatatttaattccaggCATACTGTATACtagtttaattttgctatggattTACATTGTGGTTTTCTcctgtttattgaaattttatttgatttgtatctttatttagttatttttatgtttgtttttaagtttttacaagCGTTTGTCtgcaaattgtaacaattttttgacaataatgcATTCCTCTCTCTCTATCTAttgtaatttagaaaaatatgaaattttaaatgtgaaaaataatgtgAGAAAGTCTTATTTATAGCTTTGACTTTCGACAATAGTTCTTGTTAAGTTTCCATtcaaatatagtttttaaacTTTATCGAcatctattatttaaatcatCCTTGGAGCCCAATTGGACcaaattaacacaaacaaattgtttttttctaagAGAAAGGAATTTTTTTCACGTCCCCAAAGAAATTAGATCTACCAACCCCAGCATTAAAGCCGCCGTTCACGAACCATTGAACTATCGAAACTATTTTAGATTTGAACTCTTGTAGTCCTAAAGGTTCCTATAAATGAGTTATTTTAGAGAAAATGGTTTTGAAATCaagttaattcaattaaaaatactcCAGTTAAGTAGAATGATAAAAATGCATTCTGTTTcttataaaaatggaattatatcaatattattagatataccaccaattttttattgtcatcAGAAGCGAGAAAGTGTGCGAAATTTCTTGTAAATAGATTGATGTAAAGTGAAAATTTCATCAGAACAGTCAATCAAACAAACAAACCGACTAACAGTTTAAactaattatgataaaaaataagaagactGTGGGAGCTCCATTTATGTTATGGTAATAAGAAGTTAGCTTGAGTAGTCGTATTAAACGTTTAAATTTGTAAGTCAAGTTTGTAGTGGAacagattcaaaataaataaaacatattctCATGTGAAACTAATGCTActacaatattaaaattaatgaattagatTAAATATTCAGTACTTACCAAAACAATCATACAAATCTAGCACACCATCTAAATAACAAGATAATTCTCCTTGTGCattctttgtttgttttgtacagaAACAATCTTCTTCAACATTTGATAAAAGAGATGTGAAAGTGGTTTCTTTAGGTTCGAAGCGCAGTCCTTCTATACCTTTATATGTGCCTTTACCTGTATAGAAAATTTCTACCGATCTGAAATGTAAGAATTCGGCCGTTAAATTGCTTATTGTCTGGAATAACTTTGTGATTTTAGAATTACAAAGACCTTcagttaaatttattattattcttaatcAAATAACGAAAAACACTCTAAATCAATGTGTGATGCATCTATTCAGAAACGTACACACAGCAATGACAGTGTATGGAAAAGCGATTGGGAGAAATATACTCTGCTGATAGACATTGGAGCAACTAGAACCATTATATGGCCAAATATGATAAACTCCAAGAAGCTTTTACCAACCAGACATCGACTGCAGACCGCTATGAATACAAGTACAAAAGAAGAGACACGAATCCAATTGGTACAAAAAAGTTCACGTATAACGTAATCGTAGCTGATATCGAAGAAGATGTGGTTCTGTGATTGAATCTACATGATTTCTAGTTGGACTCTAAAACCATTGAAGTTGGTTCTAATGAGGTGTTTCTTCATCTACTCGTATATAAGAGCAACATGGTACAGGAAGATGCTGTTCTACATGTACGAATTGAAACCATAGACTTGGAGGGGATTGtgagagaaaaatttttatggaGCGTTGTAAAGCagattatcaaatattttgaaaaagttggaCATAATTGAGAAGGGGCGATAGTTCtctatatcattttttttatcctttttagAAATAGACGTCCagtttttcatttcatcaattCATAACAAAAGATGAAGAAATAAAGTATTTACTTATTACTATCTATTTAGATAGGACCAAAACTTCTCAGGATCAACTACTAGGTGTTGCCCTACATGTCTCAAGTAATTATTATGGTTTCgacaaatatttcttctaattttggCTCGCAGATTACTAAGTTTAATTTAGTCATCAGTGTTATTGGTTAGGTACTCTTAAATTATTGTTACAGACGAAGTTTTACTTTTAGGTTCCGATTAATGTCATTGTTCACccataaaatgtattttctatgGATCAGAGAATTGTTCTAGAAACACTAGCAGAGACTGCTTCTATAATTTTACAGTAAAAATATTCGCATAATCTCTGAACGTTGTTTCCAACCAGATTCCAGCAAATCGCTGTAAAAAGTTTACAAAGCTAGCGTTTCGGATGTTATACTTGGTTTTATTTGtgatcatttatatttattactgtATTCAGGAAGTAAACACAGTTTGTGAGGTTATTATAGAATGTATCGTACATATCTGATATTAAATTTGGAGgggtaaattatttaattcaaaataccaACCCGTTCCTGACAAAACAGCATTGATTTCAGTAACATCAACTATAAGCACGTTAATTGTATCTGACAAGTCGAAAGAGTGGCCCAGTAATGCTTTCTcaacatatatgtaatacttctatatggacagtttctataagtggaacctgttccgactaaggaagacatatggcaacgatttctctaacctcagaggttccagctcggttctgcgcattctcaagcatgcgcagtatagataaagtgtctcgtacgagagagaaaatgaatatagtCGACAACGTAGAGTAGGAACGTTTTTTTTCCATACCAACtatccatataggagtattagaTATATGATTCTCcatgaatatatttatctaatattataattattattgtataagataagaactaatTATAAAGAAGTCTGTAAAACTAATACTtcgttcattcaatttgatattcgtctagtacgccagtcagtTTGGTGTAACACTTGTAACATTAgattcttagttcatttaatttgatatacgTCTAGTTCGCCAGTCAGATTAGTGTAAccactttaaattattaaatcctcagtttgctaaataaattgttttaaaaaagcaagttggtgaaCTGAGTTATTTAATTAGATTGTTGCCAAAAACGATATTTCTTTCTTGTCGGATGTGGTTGAGTTGTCAATTTTCACAAGATTACAAAAAAAGACGAGAGAGTGAGGTTATTGATTACAATAAAGAAAAACCGCGAGAAAGTTTGCGTTGGCTCATTTCATCACAAACTTTAATCAAgtgttcaaattaaaatacaaaatgcCTCTTACTAGAAGTGCCACTtcaggaaataaaaataataaccaaaaaGAAGTTCCTGCTAtcaccaaaaaaacaaaaggaaagGGACCAAAAAGAGGAGCAGAAAAAGATATTGAAGATTTGCcaccaaaaaaaattgagaaaaggGCAGAAAATGAAGAGCAATCTGAAGGAAACAACGTTAAGAAGGTAACGAAACAGTCGAAAATGCAAAAAAAGGTGCAGCAAGCGGAAGGTACACCAGACATTGAGCAGTGCGATAATGAATCTACAAAAAATGCTGACacgatttataattttactGCTAACGATATACAAGGAAATCCGATTTCGCTTGAAAAATATAAAGGTCATGTGTGTATTATTGTTAATGTAGCTTCAAAATGTGGTCATACTAAAAGTAACTATGAAcagtttgttgaaatttttgacaaatattccaaagaaaaaGGACTTCGTATTCTAGCATTTCCTTGTAACCAATTTGGAAAACAGGAACCAGGTGATAATGACAAAATATGTGAATTtgctaagaaaaaaaatgtaaactttgatatgtttgaaaaaattgatgttaatggaaaaaatgccCATCCATTATGGAAATTTTTGACTGAAAAAATTAAGGGACCAAAAGGTAACAACATTGCTTggaatttcacaaaattcattattaataaaaatggtgAAGTTGTGGAGAGACACCAGCCTTCTAAAAAGCCATTAACATTGGTAGATAATCTAGAAAAGTATTGGTAATATTATTTGGATATTTCATTGTAAACATTGGTCACATACcttcattatatatttgatattttaagagatttttgttatttgtttaaaaaaatttgattaaattgtaTATGTGTAGTtgaataatatagatattagtTACATTTGTGAGGATTTAGATTTCAGTTACCATTTATCATAGACAagaatatattgattatttcagtttaaaGATTCTTTAAAACTATTCTTTTATATAGACAGGTTGTCAAGTTTGGTGAAGGTTAATAGTTTGTAGTGTGGAATTCATGTATTGGTATCATCAACTTATCTACCTATTACAGAACTACATATCAAAAATCATCAGAATACTTAACATTACATGatactatttaaattttatagattaacCAGTAGTAGGATTTTCTGAAATTAGATTGTTTAATAAGTGcaattttttacatgaaaaatgttaTCTAAATCCTGGAACCCATCAAATTaccaaaaacacatttttaaagaagaaacaGAATCCTGATATGCTTTTGAAATCAATTTGCTTCATAACAATTAACATTGTACTATCATTTTTCAGTACAATAAATCCCTGAGAATCATCATATATGAAATatagtatttaaaaattatttaaacgttGGAACGATAAGTGCAAAATGAggtacaaatttcaaaatccaACACTgctgttttaaataataataaaccattataattttgttagtaacattttaattttactgaattgttattatttcatatatgttttatattttttcacctCTGTTCAATTGTAAAGTAAATGCCATTCCCAAATTGTCTTTCACTTACattcaaattattagaaaattaatcattgacaaccaattcaaaatttaaagtCAAAGATATGATATTGGATGAAATAAGCAAAAAGGTGCCTTTAAACTGATAACATAATTCAATGATTGGGAAAAGCATTTACTCACctataattttgtgttttagtTTTCTCCTTGCTTAGTAGCTTCTAATGtatgaatattgttttattttggatTGTCTGATATTAAAATGacttgatttattattttttactatttatcaaataatgtttGTGAAATGGATTGAGATAATATGTTGTTTTTTTAAGTATTCATTCACTACTCATGAGGGCGAATATCGCTCAACTGAAAAATACAGTGGACCAGTATTTATTAGTAGTAAATAAATTAAGCATCTGTGTTTCCCACTTCTTTTCGGTTTAGTCATAGCTCTTGAGTTCAAATTATATGGTTCGATGTATTACttatgttttatattgtttaggtttttgacatttattgctatgcaaaatatttgaaaaaattttataaacaattttataatgcATAACGAGTATGTATGAATGTCAATTCAAATTACCTGattaattgtattttgaattttcaaataaagtttttctaatataaagTAATTGGGAGATTTATTTCACTTCAAGTCcaaaattgaggaaaatggaTAACCAGGAACAAGTCAACTGATCAAAATTGGAACTTTTTCAACATTGTCAAGTTGATTGTTTCCAGTaacattattgaataattttgagtttttatataatgCAATACCTGGATATtgaattttgatcatttcatcTTATATCATTTTTCAAGGCTGAAGTCagtgaaaacaaaaatctaCTTTAAGTTTTTCCTgtttagaaattgattttaaattgttttcaaactTAGTCCTTTAAATAGAAATTCTTTGCTTACTTGTAGTTATATTggttttgtaacatttttataattggtTGTACCAGGGTGTTCATCTACTAttgcttgaaaaaatattgaaaagagaAAACTGTAATTAATGTTTTGGAAGCCTTTTATATGTACACTcaaagaagcaaaaaaaattatttggtttaGTTGTTTCATATATGCTGATATCCGTAAAACAGCTATACACAATTTTGAGGGAGAAATTAAACAACTTGAggaaaattctagaaaatcaGCACAATTTgtgatagattttttttaaatgtgatcataGAATAATTCATACATATTTTTCCAAGTAAACATCCTACTTTGAACAAATTGCAGGAACCGTATGCCAAATAACAATTTGGAGAATgttaaaacttcaaattttcattatggtAAAGTGAATAGAGAGAGTTTGCCAGTAGGActagataaaatttttacagaGCATATACATTAAATAGTAGTgaaattacaacaaaatattttgacgaaaCTTTGGTGAATGAACCAccaaagacaaaaaaaaataaaagttgt
The window above is part of the Diorhabda sublineata isolate icDioSubl1.1 chromosome 3, icDioSubl1.1, whole genome shotgun sequence genome. Proteins encoded here:
- the LOC130442059 gene encoding phospholipid hydroperoxide glutathione peroxidase-like — translated: MPLTRSATSGNKNNNQKEVPAITKKTKGKGPKRGAEKDIEDLPPKKIEKRAENEEQSEGNNVKKVTKQSKMQKKVQQAEGTPDIEQCDNESTKNADTIYNFTANDIQGNPISLEKYKGHVCIIVNVASKCGHTKSNYEQFVEIFDKYSKEKGLRILAFPCNQFGKQEPGDNDKICEFAKKKNVNFDMFEKIDVNGKNAHPLWKFLTEKIKGPKGNNIAWNFTKFIINKNGEVVERHQPSKKPLTLVDNLEKYW